The Gemmatimonadaceae bacterium genome includes a window with the following:
- a CDS encoding type II secretion system F family protein, with protein MPAFTYTARAANGELKTATIEAPSREDVVAQLRRQRLSVVKVDEDAKPKKNKGSVKMRDIVIFTRQFSTMINAGLPLVQALDILAKQTENKALADVTRNVVFDVESGHTVADALGKHPNAFSELYVNMVAAGEAGGILDTILMRLATFMEKNDALVRKVKGAMIYPGVIMSVAGIAVTVLLLFVIPVFEEMFASVGLPLPLPTRVVIGMSRFLKSYWWAVAAAIAGLGYLTKQYYATPNGKLAIDRMLLRFPVLGDVLRKSAVSRFTRTLGTLISSGVSILDGLEITAKTAGNRVIQDAIMQSRASIAGGDTIASPLQKSAVFPPMVISMIAVGEQTGGLDEMLSKIADFYDEEVDAAVSGLLALLEPIMIVFLGVVVGGMVVAMYLPIFDMINAVQ; from the coding sequence TGCCTTCACCTACACAGCACGCGCCGCCAACGGCGAGCTGAAGACCGCCACGATCGAGGCGCCATCGCGCGAGGACGTGGTCGCGCAGCTGCGCCGGCAGAGGCTCTCCGTCGTCAAGGTCGACGAAGACGCGAAGCCCAAGAAGAACAAGGGCTCCGTGAAGATGCGCGACATCGTCATCTTCACGCGCCAGTTCTCGACCATGATCAACGCCGGCCTCCCGCTGGTGCAGGCGCTCGACATCCTGGCCAAGCAGACCGAGAACAAGGCGCTGGCCGACGTGACGCGCAACGTCGTCTTCGACGTCGAATCCGGGCACACCGTTGCCGACGCGTTAGGCAAGCACCCCAACGCCTTCAGCGAGCTGTACGTGAACATGGTGGCCGCGGGCGAGGCGGGCGGTATCCTCGACACCATCCTCATGCGCCTGGCGACGTTCATGGAAAAGAACGACGCCCTCGTGCGCAAGGTGAAGGGGGCCATGATCTATCCCGGCGTCATCATGAGCGTGGCCGGCATTGCCGTGACCGTCCTCCTCCTCTTCGTCATCCCGGTCTTCGAGGAGATGTTCGCCTCGGTTGGGCTCCCGCTCCCGCTCCCCACGCGCGTCGTCATCGGGATGTCGCGCTTCCTCAAGAGCTATTGGTGGGCGGTGGCCGCCGCCATTGCCGGGCTCGGCTACCTCACCAAGCAGTACTACGCCACGCCCAACGGGAAGCTGGCGATCGACCGCATGCTGCTGCGCTTCCCCGTGCTGGGCGACGTGCTGCGCAAGTCGGCCGTGTCGCGTTTCACGCGCACCCTGGGGACGCTCATCTCGTCGGGCGTCAGCATCCTCGACGGCCTCGAGATCACGGCGAAGACTGCGGGCAACCGCGTCATCCAGGACGCCATCATGCAGTCGCGCGCCTCCATCGCCGGCGGCGACACCATTGCGTCGCCGCTGCAGAAGTCGGCCGTCTTCCCGCCCATGGTCATCTCCATGATCGCCGTCGGCGAGCAGACCGGTGGCCTGGACGAGATGCTGAGCAAGATCGCCGACTTCTACGATGAGGAAGTGGATGCGGCGGTGAGCGGGTTGCTGGCGCTGCTGGAGCCGATCATGATCGTCTTCCTTGGCGTGGTGGTTGGCGGGATGGTGGTGGCGATGTACCTGCCGATCTTCGACATGATCAACGCGGTGCAGTAG
- a CDS encoding (2Fe-2S)-binding protein gives MSVSLTINGTPVSVDVPGEMPLLWVLRDVLDLPGTKFGCGRALCGACTVHVNGSAVRSCTAQIAEAEGAEVKTIEGLSPDGSHPLQRAWKALDVAQCGYCQPGQIMAAAALLARTTKPTDAQIDAALSGNLCRCATYLRIREAVKLAATDSAPRSIIPTR, from the coding sequence ATGTCTGTATCACTCACGATCAACGGGACGCCCGTCTCGGTCGATGTCCCTGGGGAGATGCCGCTCCTCTGGGTTCTGCGCGATGTCCTCGACCTCCCGGGCACCAAGTTCGGGTGCGGGCGAGCGCTCTGCGGAGCCTGTACGGTCCATGTGAACGGCTCTGCCGTCCGCTCGTGCACGGCGCAGATCGCCGAAGCCGAAGGCGCAGAGGTGAAGACCATCGAGGGACTCTCCCCCGACGGGTCGCACCCGCTGCAGCGTGCGTGGAAGGCGCTCGACGTCGCACAGTGCGGCTACTGTCAACCTGGCCAGATCATGGCCGCCGCGGCCCTCCTCGCTCGCACGACGAAGCCGACGGATGCTCAAATCGATGCCGCGCTCTCGGGTAATCTGTGCCGGTGCGCCACTTACCTACGCATCCGTGAGGCGGTGAAGCTCGCCGCAACGGATAGCGCGCCGCGTTCGATCATCCCCACTCGCTGA
- a CDS encoding xanthine dehydrogenase family protein molybdopterin-binding subunit, whose amino-acid sequence MEQRPLNRRAFLRASAVAGGGVMLGLYAWPAPSGPPSGMRMRTGEPDAGAETGLFAPSAYIRIDVSGRVTLVSKNPEAGQGIKTTLPMLIAEELEIDWKDVVVEQADGDQATYGFQFLGGSSGTMSNWEEMRRIGAAGRVMLVAAAAQRWGVAAEECRAESGRVHHAATKRSLGYGELAATAATLAAPDLKSVPLKPASQFRLVGTSVPNVDADAIVRGKPLFAIDVKVPGMAHAVFVKCPVFGGTVAGANLTEIRALPGVRTAFVVDGGREWNGMLGNGLAGGVAIVADTWWAANSARQKLRVEWNEGPTATQSSAVWEQRANALSPHPWTTQLRADGDVDAALRSAAKVVSASYAYPFLYHATMEPMGCTARFVDGKLELWAPTQHPAGARDAVSKTLGMSPDAITIHLMRMGGAFGRRFMHDFVVEAAWIAREAGMPVKLTWSREDDVQHGFYRPGGFHFLRGGLDEAGRLLAWRNHFVTFGDGDKTAFDAGMSGAEFPARFVDHFAAGMSMMPLGVPTGPLRAPQGNAMSFVMQSFLDELAHAAGRDPLQFRLDLLSDGRALTDPAFDAGRVRGVLTLVAEMSGWRNRAKAPGRGMGLAFHYSHRGYFAEVVEASVDDNRRVRVHQVWAAGDVGGPIISRSGATGQVQGSVLEGLGSAMGQEITIERGRVVQSNFNDYPILRLRQAVPVDVRFEQSHAPLSGLGEPSLPPVIPALCNAIFAACGERVRSLPLSKSGFRWA is encoded by the coding sequence ATGGAACAGCGGCCGCTCAATCGTCGCGCCTTTCTGCGTGCCAGCGCCGTCGCCGGGGGCGGTGTGATGCTCGGGCTCTATGCCTGGCCGGCGCCGTCCGGCCCCCCGTCTGGCATGAGAATGCGGACGGGCGAGCCAGACGCCGGCGCCGAAACCGGGCTCTTCGCGCCGAGTGCGTACATCCGCATCGATGTCAGCGGTCGGGTGACACTCGTGTCGAAGAACCCGGAAGCGGGACAGGGAATCAAGACGACGCTTCCGATGCTTATCGCCGAAGAACTCGAGATCGATTGGAAGGACGTCGTCGTCGAGCAGGCCGACGGCGATCAGGCCACGTACGGCTTCCAGTTCCTGGGCGGAAGCTCCGGGACAATGTCGAACTGGGAAGAGATGCGGCGCATTGGAGCGGCCGGACGCGTGATGCTGGTAGCGGCGGCCGCCCAGCGATGGGGTGTCGCCGCGGAGGAGTGTCGGGCGGAGTCCGGGCGTGTGCATCATGCGGCGACGAAGCGGTCGCTCGGCTATGGCGAACTCGCCGCGACGGCCGCCACGCTTGCGGCTCCCGATCTGAAGTCGGTTCCGCTCAAACCGGCCTCCCAATTCCGGCTCGTCGGGACGTCCGTCCCGAACGTCGACGCCGACGCCATCGTGAGAGGCAAGCCCCTGTTCGCCATCGATGTGAAGGTCCCGGGGATGGCTCATGCCGTGTTCGTGAAGTGCCCGGTCTTCGGTGGTACGGTCGCCGGTGCGAATCTCACGGAGATCCGCGCACTTCCTGGCGTGCGGACGGCCTTCGTCGTGGACGGCGGGCGGGAGTGGAACGGAATGCTGGGGAACGGGCTCGCTGGTGGGGTCGCCATCGTCGCCGACACCTGGTGGGCGGCGAACTCGGCGCGGCAGAAACTCCGCGTCGAGTGGAACGAGGGACCGACGGCGACCCAGAGCAGCGCTGTATGGGAGCAACGCGCGAATGCCCTGTCGCCGCATCCATGGACTACCCAGCTCCGTGCAGATGGTGACGTCGACGCGGCGCTCAGGAGCGCCGCGAAGGTAGTTAGCGCGAGCTACGCCTATCCCTTCCTGTACCACGCCACCATGGAGCCGATGGGATGCACGGCGCGCTTCGTCGACGGAAAGCTGGAGCTGTGGGCTCCGACGCAGCACCCCGCAGGAGCACGCGACGCGGTGTCCAAGACTTTGGGAATGTCTCCGGACGCGATCACGATCCATCTGATGCGCATGGGTGGCGCGTTCGGCCGTCGTTTCATGCACGACTTCGTCGTCGAAGCCGCGTGGATCGCGCGAGAGGCCGGGATGCCCGTCAAGCTCACGTGGTCGCGCGAGGACGACGTCCAGCACGGCTTCTATCGACCCGGCGGCTTCCACTTCCTGAGGGGCGGTCTGGATGAGGCGGGACGGCTCCTCGCGTGGCGAAACCACTTCGTGACCTTCGGCGACGGCGACAAGACGGCGTTCGACGCCGGGATGTCGGGGGCCGAGTTTCCCGCGCGGTTCGTCGACCACTTCGCGGCAGGGATGTCGATGATGCCGTTAGGCGTCCCGACGGGCCCTCTCCGAGCACCGCAGGGGAACGCGATGTCGTTCGTGATGCAGTCATTCCTCGACGAGCTCGCGCACGCCGCAGGCAGGGATCCCCTCCAGTTCCGGCTCGACCTGCTGTCGGACGGGCGGGCCCTCACGGATCCCGCGTTCGATGCTGGTCGAGTGCGCGGCGTCCTCACACTCGTGGCGGAAATGTCTGGATGGCGCAACCGCGCGAAGGCGCCCGGGAGAGGGATGGGGCTCGCCTTTCACTACAGTCATCGCGGCTACTTTGCCGAGGTAGTCGAGGCAAGTGTAGACGACAATCGCCGGGTGCGTGTGCACCAGGTGTGGGCGGCGGGTGACGTCGGCGGCCCTATCATCAGTCGCAGCGGTGCTACCGGCCAGGTGCAAGGCTCGGTGCTGGAGGGCCTGGGGAGTGCCATGGGACAGGAGATCACAATCGAGCGCGGCCGCGTTGTGCAGTCCAACTTCAACGACTACCCGATCCTCCGTCTTCGGCAGGCGGTGCCGGTCGACGTGCGGTTCGAGCAGTCCCATGCGCCGCTGAGCGGGTTGGGGGAGCCGTCGCTTCCGCCGGTCATCCCAGCGCTGTGTAACGCGATCTTCGCCGCCTGCGGAGAGCGCGTGCGCTCGCTCCCCCTCTCGAAGAGCGGATTCCGCTGGGCATGA
- a CDS encoding LysR family transcriptional regulator, translated as MSDELEGLATFVAVAETRGFRAAADRLGVTGSAVSQAIRRLEERVGVALVHRTTRSVRLTEAGERLYAGASRALAEVRSAVAAVGDMSVESRGTIRLHVAGAAQTFLSGPLLADFMAAHPHVALDLFISDEPVDIVDEGYDAGVRLGEVIDRDMVAVPVSGDLRLVVVGSPAYFARHAKPTHPRDLVQHTCINWHPTAKSPAYRWEFTENGRDFAVDVRARVLTNDPALNVRLATAGIGLTLVDETRLRDAVASGELETVLDEFSTPFPGFYLYYPERRRASTALRALIEHLRGAQRPALGAPAPTKRLRVRPSGNPRGREKR; from the coding sequence ATGAGTGACGAACTGGAGGGACTGGCCACCTTCGTCGCGGTCGCGGAGACACGCGGCTTCCGCGCGGCTGCGGACCGACTCGGCGTGACCGGTTCCGCGGTGAGCCAAGCCATTCGTCGCCTCGAGGAGCGCGTGGGCGTCGCGCTGGTGCATCGGACTACGCGCAGTGTGCGGCTGACGGAAGCCGGGGAACGGCTCTACGCGGGAGCGAGCCGTGCCCTGGCGGAAGTGCGAAGCGCGGTTGCCGCCGTCGGGGACATGAGCGTCGAATCTCGCGGAACGATTCGTCTGCACGTTGCCGGAGCGGCGCAGACGTTTCTCAGCGGACCACTGCTCGCCGACTTCATGGCCGCGCACCCGCACGTCGCCCTCGACCTGTTCATCAGCGACGAGCCTGTCGACATCGTCGACGAGGGGTACGACGCCGGCGTGCGGCTCGGGGAGGTGATCGACCGGGATATGGTCGCGGTCCCGGTCTCTGGGGACCTGCGATTGGTGGTGGTCGGTTCGCCTGCCTACTTCGCCCGGCACGCGAAGCCTACGCATCCACGCGACCTCGTACAGCACACGTGCATCAACTGGCACCCGACAGCAAAGTCCCCGGCGTATCGCTGGGAGTTCACGGAGAACGGCCGCGACTTCGCAGTCGACGTCCGGGCGCGCGTGCTCACGAACGACCCGGCACTCAATGTTCGCCTCGCGACCGCCGGTATCGGCCTTACGCTTGTCGACGAGACGCGCCTGAGAGATGCGGTGGCGAGTGGCGAGCTGGAGACGGTCCTCGACGAATTCTCCACGCCCTTCCCCGGCTTCTACCTGTATTATCCGGAGAGGCGGCGCGCCTCGACGGCGCTCCGCGCGCTGATCGAGCACCTCCGGGGCGCGCAGCGCCCCGCGTTAGGCGCGCCCGCGCCCACGAAGCGCCTCCGAGTGCGGCCGAGTGGGAATCCACGTGGCCGCGAGAAGCGGTGA